From a single Brassica oleracea var. oleracea cultivar TO1000 chromosome C5, BOL, whole genome shotgun sequence genomic region:
- the LOC106293993 gene encoding ethylene-responsive transcription factor ERF022-like, whose amino-acid sequence MENKNVGQLEQRFSVDQVPYRGVRQRKWGKWVSEIREPGKKTRIWLGSYETAEMAAAAYDVAAIHLRGRGTHVNFPELADSFPQPQSSSSEHIQAAAQEAALLFKPGVSSTEADLGSGQGHSRVGLSPDQIQAINEFPLDSPRRGWMQDLEVDDYEELYGRIFGQCDRDEYFEMQQLQSILGS is encoded by the coding sequence ATGGAAAACAAAAATGTTGGTCAACTAGAACAACGATTCTCTGTTGACCAAGTGCCTTATAGAGGCGTTCGCCAGAGGAAGTGGGGAAAATGGGTGTCGGAAATCCGAGAACCCGGTAAGAAAACCCGTATTTGGCTCGGAAGCTACGAGACGGCCGAAATGGCCGCAGCTGCTTACGACGTTGCGGCTATTCACCTCCGAGGACGTGGGACACATGTCAACTTTCCGGAGCTTGCTGACAGTTTTCCTCAGCCGCAAAGCTCAAGTTCCGAGCACATTCAAGCTGCTGCTCAGGAGGCAGCACTGCTGTTTAAACCGGGCGTGTCGTCTACTGAAGCAGATCTCGGGTCGGGTCAGGGACATTCTCGGGTCGGATTGTCTCCGGATCAGATTCAGGCGATTAATGAATTTCCATTGGACTCGCCGAGGAGGGGGTGGATGCAGGATTTGGAAGTGGATGATTATGAAGAGTTGTACGGACGAATTTTTGGTCAATGCGATAGAGATGAGTATTTTGAAATGCAGCAGCTTCAATCCATATTGGGATCTTAA